A window of Sebaldella sp. S0638 contains these coding sequences:
- a CDS encoding GntR family transcriptional regulator, protein MLGKKTKTTNETIKNYVYNILKESIISARLKPGAQVSEQELADKLEVSRTPVREALIHLHQEELVEIIPQKGTYISKINEQSVEESRYMREILEVEITKLATENFSESYLFLLEENLHSQELCLKQKNYEKLFQYDNDFHRIIYEGTNKMRIWDSIQNISGQLNRVRILGLTLDSEEIWNLVYNEHKEIFNKIKNHEKEGLTEIVIRHLERGKTHIKTIKEQYTEYF, encoded by the coding sequence ATGTTAGGGAAGAAGACTAAAACCACAAATGAAACAATAAAAAATTATGTTTATAATATTTTAAAAGAAAGTATTATAAGTGCACGTTTAAAGCCGGGAGCACAGGTTTCGGAGCAGGAGCTGGCGGATAAACTGGAAGTGAGCAGAACACCCGTGAGAGAGGCTTTGATTCATCTCCATCAGGAAGAATTAGTGGAAATAATCCCTCAGAAAGGTACATATATTTCCAAGATAAATGAGCAGTCTGTGGAAGAATCGAGATATATGAGGGAGATTCTGGAAGTGGAGATTACAAAACTGGCAACAGAAAATTTTTCTGAATCATATTTGTTTTTATTGGAAGAAAATCTGCATTCACAGGAATTATGCCTGAAACAAAAAAATTATGAAAAACTTTTTCAGTATGACAATGATTTTCACAGAATAATTTATGAGGGAACAAATAAAATGAGAATCTGGGATAGTATACAAAATATAAGCGGTCAGCTGAACAGGGTGAGAATATTGGGATTAACACTGGATTCAGAAGAAATATGGAATCTTGTATATAATGAGCATAAAGAAATATTTAATAAAATAAAAAATCATGAAAAGGAGGGATTGACAGAAATAGTAATACGGCATCTTGAAAGGGGAAAAACACATATCAAAACTATTAAAGAACAATACACCGAATATTTTTAA
- a CDS encoding GntR family transcriptional regulator, with translation MSLNINNLNKNIGENNSQYAYRVLKDNIMNLTLSPGQVINENELIDVLKISRTPIREAVFKLKDEALIDVYPQKASFISLIDLNRVEEAFFLRKIVETEVLKLCCESCETEYLKKLEKNIYLQEIVVNIEEDKSAFFSLDNEFHTIIYDSVNKSRVWTTIKTFSTHYDRLRYLDIIEKINLINLLNQHKEIVKIIKEKDSSKVESILLSHLTNFRGELPSFMEKYGNFFRK, from the coding sequence ATGTCATTAAATATAAATAATCTAAATAAAAATATTGGTGAAAATAACAGTCAGTATGCCTATAGAGTCCTAAAAGACAATATTATGAACCTTACCTTATCTCCAGGACAAGTTATAAATGAAAATGAATTAATTGATGTCTTAAAAATCAGCCGTACTCCTATAAGAGAAGCTGTCTTTAAGCTAAAAGACGAAGCTCTCATAGATGTATACCCCCAAAAAGCCTCTTTTATATCATTAATTGATCTAAACAGAGTAGAGGAAGCTTTCTTTTTAAGAAAAATAGTTGAAACTGAAGTATTAAAGCTTTGCTGTGAATCCTGCGAAACCGAATATCTGAAAAAACTTGAAAAAAATATCTACCTTCAGGAAATTGTCGTTAATATAGAGGAAGACAAAAGTGCTTTTTTTTCACTTGATAATGAATTCCATACTATAATTTATGATTCTGTGAATAAATCCAGAGTCTGGACTACTATTAAGACTTTTAGCACTCATTATGACAGACTGAGATATCTGGATATCATTGAAAAAATAAACCTGATAAATCTTTTGAACCAACATAAGGAGATAGTAAAAATCATTAAAGAGAAAGATTCTTCCAAAGTGGAATCTATCCTGCTCAGTCATTTGACTAATTTTAGAGGTGAACTTCCGTCTTTTATGGAAAAATACGGTAATTTTTTCAGAAAATAA
- a CDS encoding ABC transporter ATP-binding protein yields the protein MAKVTLKGVEKQYPNGFKAVHGINLEIKDGEFMVFVGPSGCAKSTTLRMVAGLEEITGGEIYIGDKLVNDVAPKDRGIAMVFQNYALYPHMSVYENMAFGLKLKKTPKTEIDKRVRDAAEKLEITDLLDRKPKDMSGGQRQRVALGRAIVREPEVFLFDEPLSNLDAKLRVSMRVRISQLHKELGSTMIYVTHDQVEAMTMGDRICVLREGKIMQVDTPLNLYNHPANKFVAGFIGSPTMNFLNGIIEEKEGKMVIKMKGVCLEFPESMTEKVKVHAGKEVTFGIRPEHISLGKEGDSNALNGNILVKEQMGNEEIVYFDCGGNQITARLTLNQEESLKLKDSGIFKLDMEKCHLFDLDTEGAI from the coding sequence ATGGCAAAGGTAACACTAAAAGGAGTGGAGAAACAATATCCCAATGGTTTCAAGGCAGTACACGGAATTAATCTGGAGATTAAAGACGGGGAGTTTATGGTTTTCGTAGGTCCTTCAGGATGCGCTAAATCAACTACACTTAGAATGGTAGCTGGCCTTGAGGAAATTACCGGAGGGGAAATATATATTGGTGATAAACTGGTAAATGACGTTGCACCAAAAGACAGAGGAATAGCAATGGTTTTCCAAAACTATGCACTTTATCCGCATATGAGCGTTTATGAAAATATGGCTTTTGGACTGAAATTAAAGAAAACTCCAAAGACCGAGATAGACAAAAGAGTGAGAGATGCGGCAGAAAAACTTGAGATCACAGATCTTCTTGACAGAAAGCCTAAAGATATGTCAGGAGGTCAGAGACAAAGGGTGGCACTGGGAAGAGCAATAGTAAGAGAGCCTGAAGTATTCCTTTTTGACGAGCCTTTAAGTAACCTTGATGCAAAGCTGAGAGTATCCATGAGGGTAAGAATAAGCCAGCTGCATAAGGAATTAGGTTCTACAATGATTTATGTAACCCATGATCAGGTGGAAGCAATGACAATGGGAGACAGAATATGTGTGCTGAGGGAAGGTAAGATAATGCAGGTAGATACACCGCTGAATCTTTATAACCATCCTGCGAATAAGTTCGTGGCAGGATTCATAGGGTCGCCTACAATGAACTTTTTGAACGGGATAATAGAAGAAAAAGAAGGAAAAATGGTAATAAAGATGAAAGGAGTATGTCTGGAATTTCCTGAAAGTATGACAGAAAAAGTAAAAGTTCATGCAGGAAAAGAAGTGACATTCGGGATAAGACCGGAGCATATCTCACTTGGAAAAGAAGGTGACAGCAATGCACTAAACGGAAATATACTGGTAAAAGAGCAGATGGGAAATGAAGAGATAGTGTATTTTGACTGCGGGGGAAATCAGATAACAGCAAGGCTGACGTTGAATCAGGAAGAAAGCCTGAAATTGAAAGACAGCGGAATATTTAAACTTGATATGGAAAAATGTCATTTATTTGACCTTGATACTGAAGGAGCCATTTAA